One Hordeum vulgare subsp. vulgare chromosome 4H, MorexV3_pseudomolecules_assembly, whole genome shotgun sequence DNA window includes the following coding sequences:
- the LOC123446577 gene encoding uncharacterized protein LOC123446577: MGNSLRCCLACVLPCGSFDLIRIVHLNGHIEEYSRPVTAGEVMAAHPSHVVSRPCSQGGARRILIVDPESELERGCFYFLVPTSSVPEKKRKPASQPQQKKVRSSSTLKPTSVPSSAGAGANKVTKDRGSGDSYLAEVLSEGKVRCKRSRSARATVWRPHLQIIPEEALE, from the coding sequence ATGGGCAACAGCCTGCGGTGCTGCCTGGCCTGCGTCCTCCCCTGCGGCTCCTTCGACTTGATCCGCATCGTCCACCTCAACGGCCACATCGAGGAGTACTCTCGCCCGGTCACCGCCGGCGAGGTCATGGCGGCGCACCCCAGCCACGTGGTGAGTCGGCCGTGCTCCCAGGGCGGCGCCCGGCGGATCCTCATTGTGGACCCCGAGTCGGAGCTGGAGCGGGGGTGCTTCTACTTTCTGGTGCCGACCTCCTCGGTgccggagaagaagaggaagccgGCGTCGCAGCCACAACAGAAGAAGGTGCGGTCGTCGTCGACGTTGAAGCCGACGAGCGTGCCGAGCAGTGCCGGCGCCGGTGCCAATAAGGTGACGAAAGACCGCGGCTCCGGCGACAGTTACCTGGCGGAGGTGTTGTCGGAGGGCAAGGTCAGGTGCAAGCGCAGCCGGAGCGCCCGCGCGACGGTGTGGCGTCCGCATCTTCAGATCATCCCGGAAGAAGCTCTCGAGTGA